One Glycine max cultivar Williams 82 chromosome 3, Glycine_max_v4.0, whole genome shotgun sequence DNA window includes the following coding sequences:
- the LOC100802894 gene encoding probable membrane-associated kinase regulator 4 encodes MATKKVSSVHVDEDYIDIEPIFSSPNIFSSYSLDIPQQNNNNNREFEFQNKEESITSPADELFYKGKLLPLHLPPRLEMVEKLLENAGSTFGFSRSQSSLEDSRFRMLQSTPLESCNISPSESRRVCSCESLPSEYQFEWCSKIEGLVSDLHHHHHQQQHVPKKQTKQKQFWLAQGLKASKSYLKSLFSKSGCSDKSCASDAATSKVGESSIEVKKPKCQNDATKSKNKNKNKSPFKLFCDNKHRRQRSCAVKNSDMLEDGFLNSSSRRSFSGVIQRHYASKASSLSTSSSGSSSSSSSFSLSSAGSYELQLFNRSISAELENSIESAIAHCKKSQQKGGLNKVCSQSAVCGKKGIMEKTLVRKDEFLI; translated from the coding sequence ATGGCCACAAAAAAGGTCTCATCGGTTCATGTAGATGAAGACTACATTGACATTGAACCAATATTTTCTTCCCCCAACATCTTCTCTTCTTATTCCCTCGACATTCCACaacagaacaacaacaacaacagagaATTCGAGTTCCAAAACAAGGAAGAGTCCATAACTTCCCCAGCTGATGAACTCTTTTACAAAGGAAAACTCCTTCCTCTTCACCTCCCTCCTCGCTTAGAAATGGTGGAAAAGCTTCTTGAAAACGCTGGTTCCACCTTTGGCTTTTCAAGATCACAGTCATCATTGGAAGACAGTAGATTTAGGATGTTGCAGTCAACACCTCTTGAGTCCTGCAACATCTCTCCCTCGGAATCACGCAGGGTTTGTTCCTGCGAATCACTTCCATCTGAGTATCAATTTGAATGGTGCTCTAAGATAGAAGGGTTGGTTAGtgatcttcatcatcatcatcaccaacaACAACATGTTCCTAAGAAACAGACCAAGCAGAAGCAGTTCTGGCTGGCTCAGGGGCTCAAGGCTTCAAAAAGTTACTTGAAATCCTTGTTCAGCAAATCTGGTTGCTCTGATAAGAGCTGTGCCAGTGATGCTGCAACGAGCAAAGTGGGGGAAAGTTCGATAGAAGTGAAGAAACCAAAATGCCAGAATGATGCTAcgaaaagcaaaaacaaaaacaaaaacaaaagcccatttaagttgttttgtgACAACAAGCACAGGAGGCAGAGATCCTGCGCGGTGAAGAACAGTGACATGCTCGAAGATGGTTTCCTTAACAGCAGCAGCAGAAGGTCTTTCTCTGGGGTGATTCAGCGACATTATGCTTCCAAGGCTTCATCTTTGTCCACCTCTTCATCTGGGTCATCTTCTTCGTCTTCGTCTTTTTCACTCAGTTCAGCTGGGTCCTATGAGTTGCAATTGTTCAATAGGAGTATCAGTGCGGAGCTGGAGAATTCTATTGAGAGTGCCATTGCTCATTGTAAAAAGTCCCAGCAAAAGGGTGGTTTAAACAAGGTTTGTTCACAATCTGCCGTTTGTGGGAAAAAGGGAATAATGGAGAAGACCCTGGTTAGAAAGGATGAGTTTCTCATTTGA
- the LOC102662203 gene encoding probable membrane-associated kinase regulator 3, with protein sequence MAKKKVSLVDVDKNYIDTPSQNKEFEFQTKKVSLRTRYPADELFFKGKLLPLNLLPRVQMVEKLIENADATTPLQAWTISPSESRKTKRFRLAQRLKASKTYVKTLFNKYGCYDNSCANDAATSHKKNVKDDARKNKNPFEFFGHNKHQRQRSCVVKNNDDMLEDGFINSNKRSCELQLLNKSTRAEQENSINSAISNCKKSQQQGSSNKVCSQSLVCGNKEITGLIH encoded by the exons ATGGCCAAAAAAAAGGTTTCCTTGGTTGATGTGGATAAAAACTACATTGACACCCCATCACAGAACAAGGAATTTGAGTTCCAAACCAAGAAAGTGTCCTTGAGAACAAGATACCCAGCTGATGAACTCTTTTTCAAAGGAAAACTCCTTCCTCTTAACCTTCTTCCTCGCGTTCAAATGGTTGAAAAGCTCATTGAGAATGCCGATGCCACCACACCTCTCCAAGCTTGGACCATCTCTCCCTCAGAATCACGCAAG ACCAAGCGATTCAGGCTGGCTCAAAGGCTTAAAGCTTCAAAAACTTACGTAAAAACTTTGTTCAACAAATATGGTTGCTATGATAATAGTTGTGCCAATGATGCCGCAACAAGCCATAAGAAGAACGTGAAGGATGATGCTaggaaaaacaaaaacccaTTTGAGTTTTTTGGCCACAACAAGCATCAAAGGCAAAGATCTTGTGTGGTTAAGAACAATGATGATATGCTTGAAGATGGCTTCATTAATAGCAATAAAAGGTCATGCGAGTTGCAATTGTTAAATAAGAGTACCAGGGCAGAGCAAGAAAATTCAATTAATAGTGCCATCTCTAATTGTAAGAAGTCACAACAACAGGGTAGTTCAAACAAGGTTTGTTCACAATCTCTAGTTTGTGGAAATAAAGAAATAACTGGGTTGATTCACTAA
- the LOC102662325 gene encoding phosphatidate phosphatase PAH1 isoform X2, translated as MPLVGKDWSQSGVARLFSAIKENGYQLLFLSARAIVQAYLTRNFLLNLKQDDKTLPNGPVVISPDGLFPSLYREVIRRAPHEFKIPCLEDIKRLFPSDYNPFYAGFCNRDTDELSYRKIGIPKAKIFIINPKGEVAISHRIDAKSYTSLHTLVKDMFPPTSLVEQVDFNSWNYWRMPFSDVD; from the exons ATGCCTTTAGTTGGAAAAGATTGGTCACAGTCTGGAGTGGCAAGGCTTTTCTCAGCTATTAAA GAAAATGGATACCAGCTACTGTTTTTGAGTGCCCGTGCTATTGTCCAGGCTTATCTAACCAGGAACTTTTTGCTTAACCTGAAACAG GATGACAAGACCTTACCGAATGGTCCTGTAGTTATTTCACCTGATGGATTATTTCCCTCTCTTTACCGAGAAG TAATAAGAAGGGCACCTCATGAGTTCAAGATTCCTTGTCTAGAG GATATCAAAAGACTTTTCCCTTCTGATTATAATCCGTTCTATGCGGGGTTTTGCAATAGAGACACGGATGAACTTAGTTACAGGAAGATAGGAATCCCGAAGGCcaagatatttattattaatcctAAG GGTGAGGTAGCAATAAGTCATCGTATTGATGCAAAATCTTACACATCATTGCACACACTCGTCAAGGATATGTTCCCTCCTACTTCTTTGGTTGAACAG GTGGACTTCAACTCATGGAATTATTGGAGAATGCCTTTTTCAGACGTTGATTAG
- the LOC102662325 gene encoding phosphatidate phosphatase PAH1 isoform X1, with product MVAYYFIEFYLKRISVLYYYILILCQENGYQLLFLSARAIVQAYLTRNFLLNLKQDDKTLPNGPVVISPDGLFPSLYREVIRRAPHEFKIPCLEDIKRLFPSDYNPFYAGFCNRDTDELSYRKIGIPKAKIFIINPKGEVAISHRIDAKSYTSLHTLVKDMFPPTSLVEQVDFNSWNYWRMPFSDVD from the exons ATGGTTGCCTATTATTTCATTGAATTTTATCTTAAGAGGATCAGTGTCTTATACTACTATATTCTAATTTTATGTCAGGAAAATGGATACCAGCTACTGTTTTTGAGTGCCCGTGCTATTGTCCAGGCTTATCTAACCAGGAACTTTTTGCTTAACCTGAAACAG GATGACAAGACCTTACCGAATGGTCCTGTAGTTATTTCACCTGATGGATTATTTCCCTCTCTTTACCGAGAAG TAATAAGAAGGGCACCTCATGAGTTCAAGATTCCTTGTCTAGAG GATATCAAAAGACTTTTCCCTTCTGATTATAATCCGTTCTATGCGGGGTTTTGCAATAGAGACACGGATGAACTTAGTTACAGGAAGATAGGAATCCCGAAGGCcaagatatttattattaatcctAAG GGTGAGGTAGCAATAAGTCATCGTATTGATGCAAAATCTTACACATCATTGCACACACTCGTCAAGGATATGTTCCCTCCTACTTCTTTGGTTGAACAG GTGGACTTCAACTCATGGAATTATTGGAGAATGCCTTTTTCAGACGTTGATTAG
- the LOC102662325 gene encoding phosphatidate phosphatase PAH1 isoform X3, which produces MPLVGKDWSQSGVARLFSAIKDDKTLPNGPVVISPDGLFPSLYREVIRRAPHEFKIPCLEDIKRLFPSDYNPFYAGFCNRDTDELSYRKIGIPKAKIFIINPKGEVAISHRIDAKSYTSLHTLVKDMFPPTSLVEQVDFNSWNYWRMPFSDVD; this is translated from the exons ATGCCTTTAGTTGGAAAAGATTGGTCACAGTCTGGAGTGGCAAGGCTTTTCTCAGCTATTAAA GATGACAAGACCTTACCGAATGGTCCTGTAGTTATTTCACCTGATGGATTATTTCCCTCTCTTTACCGAGAAG TAATAAGAAGGGCACCTCATGAGTTCAAGATTCCTTGTCTAGAG GATATCAAAAGACTTTTCCCTTCTGATTATAATCCGTTCTATGCGGGGTTTTGCAATAGAGACACGGATGAACTTAGTTACAGGAAGATAGGAATCCCGAAGGCcaagatatttattattaatcctAAG GGTGAGGTAGCAATAAGTCATCGTATTGATGCAAAATCTTACACATCATTGCACACACTCGTCAAGGATATGTTCCCTCCTACTTCTTTGGTTGAACAG GTGGACTTCAACTCATGGAATTATTGGAGAATGCCTTTTTCAGACGTTGATTAG
- the LOC100811083 gene encoding protein CANDIDATE G-PROTEIN COUPLED RECEPTOR 7 codes for MAMAKMRPALSLLLLLLLLLFLLSPSAAEIKSLKINSDTRPMILFEKFGFTHKGHVSIAVSSVSVGVLSSAVQPESSRLGFFLLNEESLLQVLMEIQQNPSFCVLDSHYILLLFTFRDLSPPPVASFNRSYPVTSPNEYSLFFANCAPETSVTMSVHTEAYNLDADGSRDYLSAGQTLLPSLYFLFFLTYLSFFSFWLYICYTNKLSVHRIHLLMSLLLLMKALNLICAAEDKHYVKATGLPHGWDVLFYIFQFIRVVLLFTVIVLIGTGWSFLKPFLQDREKKVLMIVIPLQVLANLASVVIGETGPFIKDWVTWNQVFLLVDIICCCAIIFPIVWSIRSLRETSKTDGKASRNLAKLTLFRQFYIVVIGYLYFTRIVVFALRTIAAYKYQWVSNAAEETASLAFYVVMFYMFRPLEKNEYFVLDEEEEEAAEMALKDEDFEL; via the coding sequence ATGGCCATGGCCAAAATGCGACCAGCATTgtcccttctcctcctcctcctcctcctcctcttcctcctctccCCCTCCGCGGCGGAGATAAAGTCCCTGAAGATAAACTCCGACACCCGCCCCATGATCCTGTTCGAGAAATTCGGGTTCACCCACAAGGGCCACGTGTCCATCGCCGTCTCCTCGGTCTCCGTCGGCGTGCTCTCCTCCGCAGTGCAACCAGAATCCTCGCGCCTGGGTTTCTTCCTCCTGAACGAAGAATCCCTCCTCCAGGTCCTGATGGAGATCCAGCAGAACCCTTCGTTCTGCGTCCTGGACTCCCACTACATCCTCCTCCTCTTCACCTTCCGCGACCTCTCCCCTCCCCCCGTTGCCTCCTTCAACCGCTCCTACCCCGTCACCTCCCCCAACGAATACTCCCTCTTCTTCGCCAACTGCGCCCCCGAAACCTCCGTCACCATGTCCGTCCACACCGAAGCCTACAATCTCGACGCTGACGGTTCACGCGACTACCTCTCCGCCGGCCAAACCCTCCTCCCTTCCCTctactttctcttctttttaacCTACctctccttcttctccttctggCTCTACATCTGCTACACCAACAAACTCTCCGTTCACCGCATTCACCTCTTAAtgtctctccttcttctcatGAAGGCTTTGAATCTAATCTGCGCCGCTGAGGATAAGCATTACGTCAAGGCCACCGGCCTCCCTCACGGATGGGATGTTCTCTTCTACATCTTCCAGTTTATCCGCGTCGTTTTGCTCTTTACTGTCATCGTTTTGATAGGGACAGGATGGTCTTTTCTCAAACCGTTTTTGCAGGACAGGGAGAAGAAGGTGTTGATGATTGTCATCCCGCTTCAGGTTCTCGCCAATTTGGCTTCCGTTGTGATCGGGGAAACAGGTCCTTTCATCAAAGACTGGGTTACTTGGAATCAGGTTTTCTTGCTTGTGGATATTATCTGCTGCTGTGCCATTATTTTCCCTATTGTGTGGTCCATAAGGTCGTTGAGGGAAACTTCGAAAACTGATGGGAAGGCTTCGAGGAATTTGGCCAAGTTGACTCTGTTTAGACAATTCTACATTGTTGTCATTGGATACTTGTATTTCACCAGAATAGTGGTGTTTGCTTTGAGGACCATTGCGGCTTATAAGTACCAATGGGTGAGCAATGCTGCCGAGGAGACCGCGAGTCTTGCGTTTTATGTTGTCATGTTCTATATGTTTAGACCATTGGAGAAGAATGAGTACTTTGTGCTTgatgaggaggaagaggaggctGCGGAAATGGCGCTCAAGGATGAAGACTTTGAGCTTTGA
- the LOC100811621 gene encoding uncharacterized protein produces MSSVCISNCINDARDPRVPVRASYVNLYKWPESDAEFVRSRSCNREKGSQILYGHPRVVDSISCRQMYLRSYTFSREEENEHEKTHKCFGRAKMKKKKDIGNETLKPNDKAKKTKCCLVWSKAKEVSCSALSGILRRVLSCSASVDVVDEKY; encoded by the coding sequence ATGAGCTCAGTATGCATATCAAACTGCATCAACGACGCACGTGACCCACGTGTTCCGGTGAGGGCTTCCTACGTGAACCTCTATAAGTGGCCGGAATCGGATGCTGAGTTCGTGAGGTCTAGAAGTTGCAACAGAGAAAAGGGTTCTCAGATATTGTACGGTCACCCCAGGGTGGTGGATAGCATCTCTTGCAGACAAATGTACCTCAGAAGCTACACGTTTTCAAGGGAAGAAGAGAACGAGCACGAGAAAACCCACAAATGTTTTGGTAGGgcaaagatgaagaagaagaaagatattGGGAACGAGACTTTAAAGCCTAATGATAAGGCTAAGAAAACCAAGTGCTGCTTGGTTTGGAGTAAGGCTAAGGAGGTCTCGTGTTCTGCTTTGTCTGGGATTCTCCGAAGGGTCTTGTCCTGTTCCGCTAGTGTAGATGTTGTCGacgaaaaatattga